A single window of Halobacillus naozhouensis DNA harbors:
- a CDS encoding ferredoxin — protein MATYTKIDQDTCIGCGSCGAVSPDVYDYDDEGLAFVILDDNQGCKEIPEDLMEDVEDAYEECPTESIKLANEPFD, from the coding sequence ATGGCAACATACACAAAGATTGATCAAGATACCTGTATCGGATGTGGTTCTTGTGGGGCGGTTTCTCCTGATGTCTATGACTATGATGATGAAGGTTTGGCATTTGTTATTCTTGATGACAATCAAGGATGTAAGGAAATTCCAGAAGATTTAATGGAAGATGTTGAAGATGCTTATGAAGAATGTCCGACAGAATCTATTAAACTCGCTAACGAACCATTCGATTGA
- a CDS encoding NAD(P)/FAD-dependent oxidoreductase has translation MIQDECYDITIIGGGPTGLFTAFYGGMRQMKVKILESMPQLGGQLSALYPEKYIYDVAGFPKVRAQDLVEDLKEQAMQFSPTVSLGQSVDKVERLEDKTFLLTTDKGEKHLTKAIIITAGVGAFQPRPLKISNANDYENKNLFYFVKDLNQFSGKKAIVCGGGDSAVDWANMLEPIASEVTLIHRRDKFRAHENSVEQLKNSSVKIRNPYNVRELIGSEEKINKVIIEHVKDKTSEEVEIDAILVNYGFASSLGPIQEWELDIKKNSIVVDSKMETNIEGIYAVGDIATYEGKVKLIATGFGEAPVAVSNAKKYIDPSARVQPLHSTSVMADKGKKSELVNT, from the coding sequence GTGATTCAAGATGAATGCTATGATATTACAATTATAGGCGGAGGCCCAACCGGATTATTTACAGCTTTTTATGGCGGGATGAGACAGATGAAAGTGAAGATACTTGAAAGCATGCCTCAACTTGGGGGACAGTTATCGGCATTATATCCTGAGAAATATATATATGATGTTGCCGGGTTTCCTAAAGTGCGTGCACAAGATTTAGTGGAAGACTTGAAGGAACAGGCAATGCAGTTTAGTCCTACAGTCTCATTAGGGCAATCAGTCGACAAAGTGGAACGTTTAGAAGACAAAACTTTTTTGTTGACCACGGATAAAGGAGAGAAACACCTTACCAAAGCCATAATCATTACTGCTGGAGTAGGGGCATTTCAACCCCGGCCACTAAAAATCAGTAATGCAAACGACTATGAAAATAAAAACCTATTTTATTTTGTAAAAGACCTTAACCAGTTTTCAGGAAAGAAAGCCATTGTATGCGGTGGTGGTGACTCTGCTGTAGACTGGGCTAACATGCTGGAACCGATTGCAAGTGAAGTTACTTTGATCCATCGAAGAGATAAGTTCCGTGCTCATGAGAACAGCGTAGAGCAATTGAAAAACTCAAGCGTTAAAATCAGAAACCCGTACAACGTAAGAGAACTCATCGGCAGTGAGGAAAAGATCAATAAAGTTATCATTGAACATGTAAAAGATAAAACATCGGAAGAAGTCGAAATTGATGCTATTCTAGTAAATTATGGGTTTGCCTCATCACTAGGGCCTATTCAAGAATGGGAACTTGATATTAAAAAAAATTCCATTGTAGTTGATTCTAAAATGGAAACGAATATAGAAGGTATTTATGCGGTTGGAGACATCGCTACTTACGAAGGTAAAGTCAAATTAATTGCCACAGGATTTGGAGAAGCACCAGTTGCCGTAAGCAATGCGAAAAAGTATATTGACCCAAGTGCTCGTGTTCAGCCACTTCACAGTACGAGTGTTATGGCGGATAAAGGAAAGAAGAGTGAATTAGTTAATACCTAA
- a CDS encoding RidA family protein codes for MEVEDKLHSLGLCLPDLPKPSGHYLGAVKVDKFLFISGVTCKRNGELLFKGQVGSDLSIEDGYEAAKITTLNHLSIIQDMLGGFDQMDRIVKLTGYVNSTDGFGNVPDVINGSSDFLVNLFGEYGKHARCAVGVSSLPGNAAVETDLLLSIK; via the coding sequence ATGGAAGTTGAAGATAAGCTACATTCGCTTGGTTTATGTTTACCTGATTTACCTAAACCATCAGGACATTACCTTGGAGCTGTAAAAGTCGACAAATTTTTATTTATAAGCGGTGTGACCTGTAAAAGAAATGGTGAATTGCTGTTTAAAGGACAGGTAGGAAGCGACTTATCAATCGAAGATGGGTATGAAGCTGCAAAAATAACGACACTAAATCATCTCTCTATCATTCAGGATATGCTCGGTGGATTCGACCAGATGGATCGTATTGTAAAACTGACTGGATATGTCAACTCTACGGATGGTTTTGGAAATGTTCCAGATGTGATTAACGGATCATCAGACTTTTTGGTTAATCTGTTTGGTGAATATGGAAAGCACGCCAGGTGTGCGGTAGGAGTAAGTTCATTGCCAGGCAATGCTGCTGTTGAAACTGATCTACTTCTTTCCATTAAGTAA